In the Lujinxingia litoralis genome, one interval contains:
- a CDS encoding serine/threonine-protein kinase, giving the protein MQAFAPPYNADLPALKPGDLVAGRFRIVEVIGSGGFSVVYRAHQEGMNRFVALKVLKPRASADAKIVERFRREALFASQLSHTNTITLFDYGQTEEGLCYIAMEFLRGRDLSEEVKHGRPMNLKRVWSILTQTCRSLAEAHRMGLIHRDLKPENIFLVDREGGDQVKVLDFGVSKALSDFGDASASSLAPLTQEGTVFGTPLYMAPEQAMAEDISPAVDVYAIGHIAYEMITGRAAYDGQLSPMDVMLRQINDPALELPPPFDELPFSQLIQNCTQKDPYKRIRNAGELLEALLQEPFVPYMDLRDIPPSLRQPRPVRPLVTLPAAGAEPDEPGIAEDVYRWELSVLGEMLQEVQDSAQMRLAVLRGNPGTGRSNLLRSFLRRQTNQLGVRLIHRQSHTSATPPGGLEADLAQVAGLRLRGDGIKEVNRLLREFHGEEEQATLTELMPVRIDSNPLSELTSLRDAFLSRMIEPFRRASRVGSLIWGIENLETADTLTLAFLDRFVRELQVHPAPILVVVTVHPDALAQRPGLMRYTETLLNAPATCARQLRLLEPGARKEGLAESSSDALTELADLSSGATVDGSYPGGRTADDASTGPQLDDVDIAHWAAQADGVQPSDTPAAEPPSAGETPATPAPDLATDAPPTTASPAAERAEMHQAFDSVLGYLAQLDERVVERPLWEFVYHRVLPFETTRVMGTILEQAERFGILRLTDETLAFADQEYARNLREHFSRRDDAIEAHHNLAALLHEYSPEPGRQHLRRIVHHAVQGHDFERAISLLIQAGESAYEELDLDSAREHFLQFKALLDDLSMRSPTPPAAFVAHPRVWLRLGEVQGALGEHGAAEDALLRAIREARENAHPLRASAHKLLADLAMSQTRYEDALHHYELARDLFQKTSLARPYVATLAEIGRCSVLLGRPRQAEGILLQSIDKAEKLQDNALRARQHRYMGDVLTRQGRFLEAIDHLKRAMEIFDNEDHPRDVVSCLQELGQAHFAAGLFDASRNNYTRALALTSTHHLHDEHTPHLGLARALAALENLQQAELHLVEAMSFYGTRNDTLRRARVQYHLGDLYLAMGRPTMAHEHYEHVFYVGEETGQRELAFNALVRQAYACFDLNEDEAAFAALSDAVTFAEEVVDEEQRAVARAHIIYLQLLGRGFNARGEFFSTLLVESPGDRVRTSTALRDLFRADVALARGELSEAATRLSRARLNAASLGSYGLFIPLARREHELGQVQGRLPNPHTGSGYAIGSLVPPEIGRRRFGAGRIGARTS; this is encoded by the coding sequence ATGCAGGCATTTGCCCCCCCTTACAATGCCGATCTGCCCGCGCTTAAACCCGGTGACCTGGTGGCCGGCCGCTTCCGCATCGTGGAGGTCATCGGCTCCGGGGGCTTCTCGGTGGTCTACCGCGCCCACCAGGAGGGCATGAACCGCTTTGTCGCCCTCAAGGTGCTCAAGCCCCGGGCCTCGGCCGACGCCAAGATCGTGGAGCGCTTTCGCCGCGAAGCCCTCTTCGCCAGCCAGCTCTCCCACACCAACACCATCACCCTCTTCGATTACGGCCAGACCGAAGAAGGGCTCTGCTACATCGCCATGGAGTTCCTCCGCGGGCGCGACTTAAGTGAGGAGGTCAAACACGGCCGCCCCATGAACCTGAAGCGGGTCTGGTCGATCCTCACCCAGACCTGCCGCAGCCTGGCCGAAGCCCACCGCATGGGGCTGATCCATCGCGACTTAAAGCCCGAAAACATCTTCCTGGTCGACCGCGAAGGCGGCGATCAGGTCAAAGTCCTCGACTTCGGCGTCTCCAAGGCGCTCAGCGACTTTGGCGACGCCAGCGCCAGCTCCCTGGCCCCGCTGACCCAGGAGGGCACCGTCTTTGGCACCCCCCTCTACATGGCCCCGGAACAGGCCATGGCCGAGGACATCAGCCCGGCGGTCGACGTCTACGCCATCGGTCATATCGCCTACGAGATGATCACCGGTCGGGCGGCCTACGACGGCCAACTCAGCCCGATGGACGTGATGCTACGCCAGATCAACGACCCGGCCCTGGAGCTGCCTCCCCCCTTTGACGAGCTGCCCTTTAGCCAGCTGATCCAAAACTGCACCCAGAAAGATCCCTACAAGCGCATCCGCAACGCCGGCGAACTCCTGGAAGCCCTGCTCCAGGAGCCCTTTGTTCCCTATATGGATCTGCGGGACATCCCCCCCAGCCTGCGCCAGCCTCGCCCCGTTCGCCCCCTGGTCACCCTGCCGGCCGCCGGCGCCGAACCCGACGAACCCGGCATCGCCGAAGACGTCTACCGCTGGGAGCTCTCGGTCCTTGGCGAGATGCTCCAGGAGGTCCAGGACTCCGCCCAGATGCGCCTGGCGGTGCTGCGGGGCAATCCGGGCACCGGACGCAGCAACCTCCTGCGCTCGTTTTTACGCCGGCAGACCAACCAACTCGGCGTGCGCCTGATCCACCGTCAGTCCCACACCTCCGCCACCCCTCCCGGGGGCCTGGAGGCCGATCTGGCTCAGGTCGCCGGGCTACGCCTGCGGGGCGATGGCATCAAAGAGGTCAACCGCCTCTTGCGCGAGTTCCATGGCGAGGAGGAGCAGGCCACGCTCACCGAACTGATGCCGGTACGCATCGACTCCAACCCGCTGAGCGAACTCACCTCCCTGCGCGACGCCTTTTTAAGCCGCATGATCGAGCCCTTTCGACGCGCCTCCCGCGTGGGCTCCCTGATCTGGGGCATCGAAAACCTGGAGACGGCCGACACGCTCACCCTGGCGTTCCTCGATCGCTTCGTGCGCGAGCTCCAGGTCCATCCGGCCCCGATTCTCGTAGTCGTCACCGTGCACCCCGACGCCCTGGCCCAGCGCCCGGGGCTGATGCGCTACACCGAAACTCTGCTCAACGCCCCGGCCACCTGCGCGCGCCAGCTCCGCCTGCTGGAGCCCGGCGCTCGCAAAGAAGGGCTGGCCGAGTCCAGCAGCGACGCCCTCACCGAGCTGGCCGACCTGAGCTCCGGGGCCACCGTCGACGGCTCCTACCCCGGCGGCCGCACCGCCGACGACGCGTCCACCGGCCCCCAGCTCGACGACGTCGACATCGCCCACTGGGCGGCCCAGGCCGATGGCGTGCAACCCTCGGATACGCCGGCAGCCGAGCCGCCGAGCGCCGGGGAGACGCCCGCGACACCGGCTCCCGACCTCGCCACAGACGCCCCTCCCACAACGGCCTCCCCCGCGGCGGAACGCGCCGAGATGCATCAGGCCTTCGACAGCGTCCTCGGCTACCTGGCTCAGCTCGACGAGCGCGTGGTCGAGCGCCCGCTCTGGGAGTTTGTCTACCACCGTGTGCTCCCCTTTGAGACCACCCGGGTGATGGGCACCATCCTCGAGCAGGCGGAGCGCTTTGGCATCCTCCGCCTCACCGACGAGACCCTGGCCTTTGCCGACCAGGAGTACGCCCGCAACCTGCGCGAGCACTTCTCCCGGCGCGACGACGCCATCGAGGCCCACCACAATCTGGCCGCACTCCTGCACGAGTACTCGCCAGAGCCCGGACGACAGCACCTGCGCCGCATCGTCCATCACGCGGTCCAGGGACATGATTTTGAGCGTGCCATCAGCCTGCTGATCCAGGCTGGCGAGTCCGCCTACGAAGAGCTCGATCTGGACTCGGCCCGCGAGCACTTTTTGCAGTTCAAGGCGCTCCTCGACGACCTCTCCATGCGCTCGCCAACCCCGCCGGCGGCCTTTGTGGCTCACCCCCGGGTCTGGCTGCGCCTGGGCGAGGTACAGGGGGCGCTTGGCGAACACGGCGCCGCCGAAGATGCGCTCCTGCGCGCCATCCGCGAAGCCCGCGAAAACGCCCATCCCCTGCGCGCCAGTGCTCACAAACTCCTGGCCGACCTGGCCATGAGCCAGACCCGCTACGAAGACGCGCTGCACCACTATGAACTGGCCCGCGACCTCTTCCAGAAGACCTCGCTGGCCCGTCCCTACGTGGCCACCCTGGCCGAGATCGGGCGCTGCTCAGTGCTCCTGGGCCGTCCGCGCCAGGCCGAGGGCATCCTGCTTCAGAGCATCGACAAGGCCGAAAAACTTCAGGACAACGCCCTGCGCGCCCGCCAGCACCGCTACATGGGAGACGTCCTCACCCGTCAGGGCCGCTTTTTAGAGGCGATCGATCATCTCAAACGCGCCATGGAGATCTTCGACAACGAGGATCATCCCCGCGACGTGGTCTCCTGCCTCCAGGAGCTGGGACAAGCCCATTTTGCCGCCGGCCTCTTCGACGCCTCCCGCAACAACTACACCCGGGCACTGGCCCTGACCTCCACCCACCACCTCCACGACGAGCACACGCCGCACCTGGGCCTGGCCCGCGCGCTGGCCGCGCTGGAGAATCTTCAGCAGGCCGAACTTCACCTGGTCGAGGCGATGAGCTTCTACGGCACCCGCAACGACACCCTGCGCCGCGCCCGGGTGCAGTACCATCTGGGCGACCTCTACCTGGCCATGGGGCGCCCCACCATGGCCCACGAACACTACGAACACGTCTTCTACGTCGGCGAAGAAACCGGCCAGCGCGAGCTCGCCTTCAACGCCCTGGTGCGCCAGGCCTACGCCTGCTTCGATCTCAATGAAGACGAGGCCGCCTTCGCCGCGCTCTCCGATGCGGTGACCTTCGCCGAAGAGGTCGTGGATGAGGAACAACGGGCCGTGGCCCGCGCTCATATCATCTACCTGCAGCTGCTCGGCCGCGGGTTCAACGCCCGCGGTGAGTTCTTCTCCACGCTCCTGGTCGAGAGCCCCGGAGATCGGGTGCGCACGTCGACGGCACTCCGCGATCTCTTCCGCGCGGATGTGGCCCTGGCCCGCGGCGAGCTCAGCGAAGCCGCCACGCGCCTGTCTCGCGCGCGCCTCAACGCCGCGAGTCTGGGCAGCTACGGCCTCTTCATCCCCCTGGCCCGACGAGAACACGAGCTGGGCCAGGTCCAGGGCCGCCTGCCGAACCCGCATACCGGCAGCGGATACGCCATCGGCTCCCTGGTCCCTCCCGAGATCGGCCGGCGACGCTTTGGCGCCGGACGTATCGGCGCGCGCACGAGCTAA
- a CDS encoding potassium channel family protein yields MSQFAVVGLGQFGMSVARNLAHQGESVMAIDLDPELVENASQDVDVAIRADATDERTLQELQLDTMSCVVVAIGAHSIEASVLTTALLKQVGVPRIVARAMSDLHARVLRAIGADEVVNPEEEMGRRLAARLSQPSILEQVELGDSNLAEVEAPEVFVGKTLAELDIRNRYAVSIMAIQRGDHVIANPMGGESLKSGDVLVVVGSVNSIRNLAALA; encoded by the coding sequence ATGAGTCAGTTTGCAGTGGTAGGACTGGGGCAGTTTGGCATGAGCGTGGCGCGCAACCTGGCGCACCAGGGCGAGTCGGTGATGGCCATCGATCTGGACCCGGAGCTTGTGGAGAACGCCTCTCAGGATGTGGACGTGGCCATTCGGGCCGACGCCACCGATGAGCGCACCTTGCAGGAGTTGCAGCTCGATACGATGAGCTGTGTGGTGGTGGCGATCGGGGCGCACTCGATCGAGGCCTCGGTGTTGACCACGGCGCTCTTAAAGCAGGTGGGGGTGCCGCGGATTGTGGCCCGGGCGATGAGCGATCTGCACGCCCGGGTGCTCCGGGCGATCGGGGCCGATGAGGTCGTCAATCCCGAGGAGGAGATGGGTCGGCGGCTGGCCGCGCGACTCTCCCAGCCCAGCATTCTGGAGCAGGTGGAGCTGGGGGATAGCAACCTGGCCGAGGTCGAGGCGCCGGAGGTATTTGTGGGCAAGACCCTGGCCGAGCTCGACATTCGCAACCGTTACGCCGTCTCGATCATGGCCATTCAGCGAGGCGATCACGTGATCGCCAACCCGATGGGCGGCGAATCGCTCAAGAGCGGCGATGTGCTGGTGGTGGTGGGTTCGGTGAACTCGATTCGTAACCTCGCAGCGCTGGCGTAA
- a CDS encoding TrkH family potassium uptake protein: MAQLGSSAERRLAAARVMGANLFSAFAQLAVDMPNGYFGGADQVTEWGRLYVMFLLASTLLVSWGYVRNHPRVVWLVALTGSLSIGVFMAALAVSPIIPAGAIIWNLAVLAWTLFPLRLSGGRHGSALPGRRREDELDGWSRRNGAAVRHVLWVSLILNVGVVGFELSGQDVVVIATMAFSLVASALTAPAIGALVRERRLWVLVITVPLFLMAFFLGSPKVLLLLLSFYQFAMLFVLSAREPIFNDVLDYFYEYPALLVLTTFATLTAVGTLLLSLPAASASGVPVSPVDAFFTATSASCITGLIVLDTPVAFTTFGHVVILALIQMGGIGILVLSTFATLLLGSRLGLRAERALEEVLDLPGSQSAYSLAKFIVGSTLAIEGLGAAGLTAVYMRHGESFGEALWLGVFHAISAFCHAGFALQSDSLVMFQEDPVALTIFSLLVTLGSVGFLVLAVAWQWLRGERRRVNVQARLIGFATVAMIAAGMVLFFICEWNGVLAEMSWTDRIFNALMQSVTLRSSGFNSVDTEVLSSATVWFMMFFMFIGGAPGSTAGGIKLTTLLVLLFAVRGIASGTPRVVFFRREIPQAIVYRSAGITVISILLGFLLLFLLLLTQSIPFEMLAFEAVSALGTVGLSVGATSQLNDVGKLLIVLVIFIGRVGPLALALVLGRGQPSRLSYPEARIMVG; this comes from the coding sequence ATGGCTCAGTTAGGATCGAGCGCAGAGCGCAGACTGGCGGCGGCACGGGTGATGGGGGCGAACCTCTTTTCGGCCTTTGCCCAGCTGGCAGTGGATATGCCCAACGGCTACTTCGGTGGGGCCGATCAGGTCACGGAGTGGGGCCGTCTTTACGTGATGTTCTTGCTGGCCTCGACCCTGCTGGTGTCCTGGGGTTACGTGCGCAATCACCCCCGGGTGGTCTGGCTGGTGGCGCTGACCGGATCGCTCTCGATCGGGGTGTTTATGGCGGCGCTGGCGGTCAGCCCGATCATCCCGGCCGGGGCGATCATCTGGAACCTGGCGGTGCTGGCCTGGACGCTCTTCCCGCTGCGGCTCTCCGGGGGGCGTCACGGCTCTGCGCTGCCGGGGAGGCGGCGCGAGGACGAGCTCGATGGCTGGAGCCGCAGAAATGGCGCGGCGGTGCGCCACGTGCTCTGGGTCTCGCTGATCCTCAACGTCGGGGTGGTCGGCTTTGAACTCAGCGGCCAGGACGTGGTGGTGATCGCCACGATGGCCTTCTCGCTGGTGGCCAGCGCGCTGACGGCCCCGGCGATCGGGGCGCTGGTGCGGGAGCGCCGGCTCTGGGTGCTGGTGATCACGGTGCCGCTCTTTTTGATGGCCTTCTTTCTGGGCAGCCCCAAGGTGCTCCTGCTGCTCTTGAGCTTTTATCAGTTCGCGATGCTCTTTGTGCTCTCGGCGCGGGAGCCAATTTTCAACGACGTGCTGGACTACTTCTATGAGTACCCGGCGCTCCTGGTGCTGACGACCTTCGCCACCCTGACGGCGGTGGGCACGCTCTTGCTGAGTCTGCCGGCGGCCTCGGCCAGCGGGGTGCCGGTGAGCCCGGTCGATGCGTTTTTTACCGCGACGAGTGCCTCGTGCATCACCGGGCTGATCGTGCTGGATACGCCGGTGGCGTTTACGACCTTTGGCCACGTGGTGATTCTGGCGCTGATTCAGATGGGGGGCATCGGGATTTTGGTGCTCTCGACCTTTGCCACGCTCTTGCTGGGGAGTCGGCTGGGGCTGCGGGCGGAGCGGGCGCTGGAGGAGGTGCTGGACTTGCCCGGCTCGCAGAGCGCGTACAGCCTGGCAAAGTTCATCGTGGGGTCGACCCTGGCGATTGAGGGGCTGGGGGCGGCCGGATTGACCGCGGTGTACATGCGCCATGGCGAGTCCTTTGGGGAGGCGCTGTGGCTGGGGGTGTTTCACGCGATCTCGGCCTTTTGCCATGCCGGGTTTGCGTTGCAGTCGGATTCGCTGGTGATGTTTCAGGAGGATCCGGTGGCGCTGACGATTTTTTCGCTGCTGGTGACCCTGGGGAGCGTGGGCTTTCTGGTGCTGGCGGTGGCCTGGCAGTGGCTGCGCGGGGAGCGGCGCCGGGTCAATGTGCAGGCGCGTCTGATCGGTTTTGCCACGGTGGCGATGATCGCCGCGGGGATGGTGCTCTTCTTTATCTGCGAGTGGAACGGGGTGCTGGCCGAGATGAGCTGGACGGACCGGATTTTCAACGCGTTGATGCAGAGCGTGACCCTGCGTTCTTCGGGCTTTAACTCGGTGGATACCGAGGTGCTGAGCTCGGCGACGGTGTGGTTTATGATGTTCTTTATGTTCATCGGCGGGGCGCCGGGATCCACGGCCGGGGGCATCAAGTTGACGACCCTGCTGGTGCTTTTGTTTGCGGTGCGGGGCATTGCCAGCGGAACGCCGCGGGTGGTGTTTTTTCGACGTGAGATTCCGCAGGCCATCGTGTATCGCTCCGCGGGCATTACGGTGATCAGCATCTTGCTGGGCTTTTTGCTGCTCTTTTTGCTGCTGTTGACCCAGTCGATCCCCTTTGAAATGTTGGCGTTTGAGGCGGTCAGCGCGCTGGGGACGGTGGGGCTCTCGGTGGGCGCCACCAGTCAGCTCAACGACGTGGGCAAGCTTCTGATTGTGCTGGTGATCTTTATTGGACGTGTGGGGCCGCTGGCGTTGGCGCTGGTGCTGGGACGGGGGCAGCCGAGTCGGCTCTCGTATCCGGAGGCCCGGATCATGGTGGGTTAA